A window from Citrus sinensis cultivar Valencia sweet orange chromosome 5, DVS_A1.0, whole genome shotgun sequence encodes these proteins:
- the LOC127902482 gene encoding disease resistance protein At4g27190-like gives MAIEAGLAFLTNCASEGAKSLFNPITRQISYVFKYQSYIDELKHQVKQLGYKREMVQQPVNHARLQGDELYEGVTDWLHSVDEFISEGVAKSIIDDEDRTKKSCFKGLCPNLISRYKLSKQAAKAAEAAASLVGKGNFSNVSYRPAPKRAEHMQVKDFEAFDSRMKVFQDVVEALKDDKLNIIGVYGMGGVGKTTLVKQVMEDKLFDKVAMAEVTENPDHQKIQDKLASDLGIKFELNESIFDRANRLHGVLKNKERHLIILDNIWRELEFDKVGIPSGDVEKERMDDQRRCTIILTSRRQDLLRNVLNSQKEIQIDALSKEEALQLFGKIVCNSAKASAFQPLADEIVEKCGGLPVALITLAKALKNERLDTWKDVQRQLRSSNAKEIDGMERNVYISIKLSYDLLGSKEAKSLFLLCGLYNEGRAIPVPYLLRYGMGMGYFKNVCTLEEARSRVHTLIGKLKSSCLLLDGDAEDEVKMHDIIHAVAVSIAEEELMFNIPNVAYVEKKMEETIREGPIAISLPYRDIQELPERLECPRLELLLLFSKRDSSLQISDLFFEGTEELKVLDFTGIFFSSLPSSLGRLINLQTLCLDGCRLNEITIIGQLRKLEILSFRDSDVKELPLVIGQLTRLQLLDLTNCWSLVVIAPNVISKLSRLEELYICNSFSQWEKVEGGSNASLAELNGLSKLTTLEIHVRDAEILPQDLVSVELQSYRICIGNKWWGSWSVKSGLSRLMKLQGLVKFGILLQNYRMKLLLKRTEYLYLEELKGVQNVVHELDDGEGFPRLKHLRVESCSEILHIVGSVGRVRRKVFPLLESLSLIGLINLETICDSQLTEDQSFSNLRIIEVRSCHELKHLFSFSMAKNLLRLQKVLLSLCDDLEMIVGPDREKPTTSLGFNEIIADDDPAPKVILPSLEELNLRELGNIKKLWADHNQGMYCCQNLTKVIVWRCDSLKYLFSYSMVNSLLQLQHLDISSCKSMEGVVDTTGWSERDEGKLIELKVFPKLHSLQLYWLPELTSFANTRHVHSDLVVEFPSLQILKIISCNDMLRFISTSAPEDTNHSEMQPPPLFDAKVRLPRLEVLHIRSMDNLRKIWHHQEIEEFGDRRV, from the exons ATGGCTATAGAAGCGGGTCTGGCTTTTTTAACCAACTGTGCATCAGAAGGTGCAAAGTCACTGTTCAACCCTATTACACGGCAGATATCTTATGTGTTCAAGTACCAGAGCTACATAGATGAGCTAAAACATCAAGTGAAGCAGCTGGGATATAAGAGAGAAATGGTGCAGCAACCAGTTAATCATGCTAGGCTACAAGGGGATGAGCTTTATGAGGGTGTCACAGACTGGCTACATAGCGTTGATGAATTCATCAGTGAAGGGGTTGCAAAATCCAtcattgatgatgaagatagaACTAAGAAGTCCTGCTTCAAAGGATTATGTCCAAACTTGATTTCTCGTTACAAGCTTAGTAAACAAGCAGCAAAGGCGGCAGAAGCTGCCGCTAGTCTCGTGGGAAAAGGCAACTTCTCCAATGTTTCCTACCGTCCTGCTCCAAAGCGGGCAGAACATATGCAAGTGAAAGATTTCGAGGCCTTTGACTCAAGAATGAAAGTATTTCAAGATGTTGTGGAGGCGCTGAAGGATGATAAGCTCAACATAATTGGGGTCTACGGCATGGGCGGCGTGGGTAAAACCACGCTCGTAAAGCAAGTGATGGAAGATAAGTTGTTCGATAAGGTCGCTATGGCTGAGGTAACAGAGAACCCAGATCATCAGAAAATTCAAGACAAACTTGCTTCTGATTTAGGCATAAAGTTTGAGTTGAATGAGAGTATATTCGACAGAGCAAATCGACTACATGGAGTTTTGAAGAACAAGGAGCGGCATCTCATTATATTGGATAATATTTGGAGAGAACTGGAGTTCGATAAAGTTGGAATTCCTTCCGGGGAtgttgagaaagaaagaatggaTGATCAGCGACGATGCACAATAATACTGACGTCTAGACGTCAAGATTTATTGCGCAATGTTTTGAATTCTCAGAAAGAAATCCAGATCGATGCTTTATCAAAGGAAGAAGCATTGCAATTGTTTGGAAAGATAGTGTGTAATTCTGCAAAAGCATCTGCTTTTCAACCTTTAGCAGATGAGATCGTTGAAAAATGCGGAGGGTTGCCTGTTGCACTGATTACCCTTGCAAAAGCTTTGAAAAATGAGAGGCTTGACACTTGGAAGGATGTGCAGCGTCAGCTAAGAAGTTCCAatgcaaaagaaattgatggaATGGAAAGAAATGTGTACATCTCCATAAAATTGAGTTACGACTTACTGGGAAGTAAGGAAGCAAAATCTCTGTTCCTTCTTTGTGGTCTATATAATGAAGGCCGTGCTATACCAGTTCCTTACTTATTGAGATATGGTATGGGTATGGGCTATTTTAAAAACGTTTGCACGCTGGAAGAAGCAAGGAGTAGAGTGCATACGTTGATCGGCAAACTCAAATCTTCATGCTTATTGTTGGACGGTGATGCTGAAGATGAAGTTAAAATGCATGACATCATTCATGCTGTTGCTGTATCAATTGCAGAAGAGGAGCTCATGTTTAATATTCCAAATGTTGCCTACGTGGAGAAAAAGATGGAAGAGACAATACGGGAAGGTCCAATTGCTATTTCTTTACCTTATAGAGATATTCAAGAGCTTCCCGAAAGGTTGGAATGTCCCCGTCTCGAGTtacttttgttgttttcaaagCGTGATAGCTCTTTGCAAATTTCAGACCTCTTTTTTGAAGGGACAGAAGAACTCAAAGTTTTAGATTTTACTGgtatatttttctcttcattacCTTCATCACTTGGTCGCCTCATTAACCTTCAAACATTGTGTTTAGACGGTTGCCGACTGAACGAAATAACTATAATTGGACAGCTAAGGAAATTAGAGATTCTCAGCTTTCGAGATTCTGATGTTAAGGAGTTGCCACTTGTAATTGGACAATTGACGAGATTACAGTTGCTAGATTTGACCAATTGTTGGAGCCTTGTGGTGATAGCTCCAAATgtcatatcaaaattatctcGATTAGAAGAACTATATATTTGTAACAGCTTTTCACAGTGGGAGAAGGTTGAAGGAGGAAGTAACGCCAGTCTTGCTGAATTGAATGGGCTGTCAAAGCTAACTACTTTGGAGATACACGTTCGGGATGCCGAAATTCTACCGCAGGATTTGGTCTCTGTGGAATTGCAGAGCTATAGGATATGTATAGGAAATAAGTGGTGGGGCAGCTGGTCCGTTAAATCTGGATTATCAAGATTGATGAAGCTCCAGGGGCTAGTAAAGTTTGGCATTCTTTTGCAGAATTACAGGATGAAACTGTTGTTGAAGAGAACTGAATATCTCTATCTAGAAGAACTGAAGGGTGTTCAGAATGTTGTTCATGAATTAGATGATGGGGAAGGTTTTCCACGATTGAAGCATCTTCGTGTAGAAAGTTGTTCTGAGATTTTGCATATTGTCGGTTCAGTTGGACGGGTTCGTCGTAAAGTCTTCCCCTTGCTGGAGTCATTGTCTCTTATTGGTTTGATCAATTTGGAGACAATATGTGACAGCCAACTCACAGAAGATCAATCTTTCAGCAACTTAAGGATTATAGAAGTACGATCCTGTCACGAATTGAAGCATCTTTTCTCATTCTCCATGGCAAAAAACCTACTGCGGCTTCAAAAAGTATTACTAAGTCTTTGCGATGATCTGGAAATGATTGTTG gACCCGACAGGGAGAAACCAACAACTTCTTTGGGATTCAACGAAATCATTGCTGATGATGATCCTGCTCCAAAG GTTATTCTTCCGAGCTTAGAGGAATTGAATCTCAGGGAATTAGGAAACATCAAAAAATTATGGGCCGATCATAATCAAGGAATGTACTGTTGTCAAAACTTAACAAAGGTCATCGTGTGGCGTTGTGATAGTCTGAAGTATCTGTTTTCGTATTCTATGGTTAACAGTCTTTTGCAACTCCAACATCTTGATATAAGCTCTTGTAAGTCAATGGAAGGGGTAGTCGACACCACCGGGTGGTCAGAAAGAGATGAAGGAAagttgattgaattaaaagtTTTTCCTAAACTACACTCCCTGCAGCTCTATTGGCTTCCAGAACTAACAAGCTTTGCAAACACGAGACATGTTCATTCAGATTTAGTTGTTGAATTCCCTTCTTTGCAAATACTCAAGATTATTAGTTGCAATGATATGTTAAGATTCATCTCTACGAGCGCACCAGAAGACACCAATCATTCTGAAATGCAACCTCCTCCTCTCTTTGACgcaaag GTACGACTTCCTAGGTTGGAGGTATTACATATTAGGTCGATGgataatttgagaaaaatatggcACCACCaggaaattgaagaatttggAGATAGAAGAGTGTGA